The Enterobacter mori genomic interval AGTGTCAGGTGATCATCGGCAACACCGTGTCTCAGGCATACCGTGAAGTGGTGAGCCTGCTGCCCGCTAACCTGCAACCTGTCGTACCGGAGGGCCCGCAGAAGCTCACGCTGCGCCGGATTGGTGCCGGGATCCTCGACGCGCTGATCGGCACCATGTCTCCGCTGATCCCGGCGATCATCGGCGGTTCGATGGTCAAGCTGCTGGCGATGATCCTCGAGATGACCGGCGTGCTGGGCAAGGGCGACCCAACGCTGACTATCCTGACGGTCATTGGCGACGGCGCGTTCTTCTTCCTGCCGCTGATGGTGGCGGCCTCGGCGGCGGTGAAGTTCAAAACCAACATGTCGCTGGCGATTGCCATCGCGGGCGTGCTGGTGCACCCGAGCTTTATCGAACTGATGGCGAAAGCGGCACAGGGCGAGCACGTTGAGTTCGCCTTTATCCCGGTGACGGCGGTGAAATACACCTACACCGTCATCCCGGCGCTGGTGATGACCTGGTGCCTGTCGTACATCGAACGCTGGGTGGATCGGATCACCCCGGCGGTGACGAAAAACTTCCTCAAGCCGATGCTGATCGTGCTGATTGCCGCCCCGCTCGCCATCGTGCTGATTGGCCCGCTGGGGATCTGGATCGGTAGCGCCATCTCCGCGCTGGTCTACACCATTCACGGCTATCTGGGCTGGCTCTCCGTCGCCATCATGGGCGCGCTGTGGCCGCTGCTGGTGATGACCGGGATGCACCGCGTGTTTACGCCGACCATCATTCAGACCATTGCCGAAACGGGTAAAGAAGGGATGGTCATGCCGTCGGAAATCGGCGCCAACCTGTCGCTCGGCGGCTCGTCGCTGGCGGTGGCGTGGAAAACCAAAAACCCGGAGCTGCGCCAGACGGCGCTGGCAGCGGCGGCCTCCGCCATCATGGCGGGGATCTCTGAACCGGCGCTGTACGGTGTGGCGGTACGGCTGAAACGTCCGCTGATTGCGAGCCTGATCAGCGGCTTTATCTGCGGCGCGGTTGCCGGCATGGCCGGTCTTGCCAGCCACTCGATGGCGGCACCGGGGCTGTTCACCAGCGTGCAGTTCTTCGACCCGGCCAACCCGATGACCATCGTATGGGTGTTTGGCGTGATGGGGCTGGCAGTAGTGCTGTCGTTTGTTCTGACCCTGATCTTAGGCTTTGAGGATATCCCGGTCGAAGACGAGGCTGAAAAAGCGCGCGCCCTGCAAACCGCACCGGTTCAGAACAAAGCAGCAGAAGCATAAATTGAAAGCGAGGTAAGAATGTCTGTTTTTCCACAAGGATTTTTATGGGGCGGCGCGCTTGCCGCCAACCAGAGTGAAGGTGCTTACCGTGAAGGCGGAAAAGGGCTAACCACGGTCGATATGATCCCCCACGGCGCGAATCGCCTGGCGGTGAAGGTCGGTAAGGAAAAGCGTTTCTCGCTGCGTGACGACGAGTTCTACCCGAGCCACGAGGCGATTGATTTTTACCATCGCTATAAA includes:
- the ascF gene encoding PTS cellobiose/arbutin/salicin transporter subunit IIBC, which gives rise to MAKNYAALANDVVSALGGKENIVAVTHCMTRLRFVLKDESLTDAARLKSISGVLGVVRNDNQCQVIIGNTVSQAYREVVSLLPANLQPVVPEGPQKLTLRRIGAGILDALIGTMSPLIPAIIGGSMVKLLAMILEMTGVLGKGDPTLTILTVIGDGAFFFLPLMVAASAAVKFKTNMSLAIAIAGVLVHPSFIELMAKAAQGEHVEFAFIPVTAVKYTYTVIPALVMTWCLSYIERWVDRITPAVTKNFLKPMLIVLIAAPLAIVLIGPLGIWIGSAISALVYTIHGYLGWLSVAIMGALWPLLVMTGMHRVFTPTIIQTIAETGKEGMVMPSEIGANLSLGGSSLAVAWKTKNPELRQTALAAAASAIMAGISEPALYGVAVRLKRPLIASLISGFICGAVAGMAGLASHSMAAPGLFTSVQFFDPANPMTIVWVFGVMGLAVVLSFVLTLILGFEDIPVEDEAEKARALQTAPVQNKAAEA